From Fulvivirga lutea:
CATTTCTATTGGGGCTATCCTGCAAGTCTTTCAGTGCCTTGAAATAGTCGTTTTGCTTAGGCTGCACATGCAAATCAGGCATTTCATCTTTCAGAGCCTCTTCCAATATTCGTAGTACGTTGCCTGAAATATCAATGGGCATATAAGTAAAATGAGCACCCTCTTCTTGAAAATGGCGAAGCAATACCTTGGTTTTATAACCATCGCCTGCGCCAAACTCTATGAGATTAAATTCATTAACACCATTGGAAAAAGCTGCTAAAATTCCTTGCTTATTCGATTCGAAGATTGAGTACTCTGTGCGCGTGAGATAGTACTCATCCAGCTTCATAATATCTTGAAAGAGCTTATCCCCTTTCTTATCATAAAAATACTTGCTTGGCAGCCTTTTGGGTGTCTCTTTCAGTCCGTTAAGCACATCAATTGCAAACTGACTCGTTTTTGTTTCAATCATATATCTTTTGCTAATCGAATGCCCGAGAACATCCATCGTAAATGTGGGTGAAAAAAGTTTCTATAGGTTGGCCTTATATGATCTCTAGGCGTTGCGCACGACCCACCTCTCAGCACCATTTGGTTAACCATAAATTTACCGTTGTACTCGCCAACCGCTCCTTCCGGGGCTTTGTAGTATGGGTAAGGTCGGTAAGCACTGGCCGTCCACTCCCAACAATCACCATTCAACTGATTATTGTTTTGTGATGGTACAGGCTCATATTGTCCACTCTCACTAAAATTTGAATTTGAATCTATCAACCCAAAGTTGAGGCACGCTACTTCCCATTCTTGCTCAGTAGGCAATCTTAATCCCTTCCATTTTGCAAAGGCATCGGCTTCAAAAAAACTGATATGCGTTACCGGTGCATCCATATTAATGGCTGTTAAGCCGCCATTAAGATTATAATGATGCCATTGCCCGTCTACTCTATGCCAGTGCTCAGGGGCTTCAATTTCATTTTCTTTCACCCATTCCCAAGCCTCAGAAAGCCAATGTCTAAAATTTTCGTATCCACCAGCTTCCATAAACTCAAGATATTCTCTGTTTGTCACCAACCTGTTAGCAATAGCAAAGTCATTCAAATAGGTTTTATGATAACCGTGCTCATTATCGAAGCTAAATCCTGCGTCATTATACCCTATCTCATAAATTCCTTCTTTTATTTCTAACCATTCTAATGGAGTTTTGTCAGATGACTCTGCCCTTGGATTGTTTGAATAAGCCGGGAAAAGAGGATTCTTACCTAAAATATATTTGATATCATATATCAATAGTTCCTGATGCTGTTGCTCGTGTTGTAGCCCTAATTCAATTAAGCTTTCTAACCTCTCATCATAGTTCGTGTTTAGAAACTCGCGCATGTGCTCGTTTACATAAGCACGATACTGCATCACCTCTTCAACTCCAGGTCTGGTGATATTACCCCTATCGGTGCGAATAACACGGGCACCGGCAGATTCATAATAACTATTAAACAAGTAGTTATAATTGGAATCAAACTCCTGATAACCTTTATGATTTGGCTTTAAAACGAACGTTTCGAAAAACCAGGTAGTATGACCTAAATGCCACTTCGGAGGACTAACATCCACGATGGGTTGAACCACATAATCTTCGATTTTAAGTGGTTCGCAAATTTTTTCTGTTTGAGAACGAACGGCCAGAAACCGCTCCGATATATGTATTTTATCTGCAATCATCTTCTAGTATACAACATCTTAAAGTAACAGATGTTCTGGAAAAATAAGAAGCGATTAAAGGATTATCCCGGAATTAAATGAGGAATTGTAAGCTAAGCGCTATATCATTTGATGCTAATACCCGCTTCCTTAGCAACCGCCCAAAAGAATGTACCGAAAAACAAAGCCAAAGACAATAAGCAGATATAATACATCATTCTAAGAATACGTTAACTTATTACACTACAAATGTAGCAGGATGTTAGTGCACCACTAAATCACAATAAGTGCATAGCCTACTGAAGTAAGATTTTCTTAGAATTCGTCTATTTTCCGGAATTTAGGAACCTTCATGTTATCTGCATGTTACTATAAGTTGAAAAATCGGCTACATTTACAGTTTAAGCTAAATTTTGAAAGCATATAATTTATGGATATGAGGGGATTGATCGTCACTTTATTTGCGATTCTGATTTCATTACAAAATATAATTGCACAAAACACCTCTGATGGTAATTCTGCAACTAATGATTGGTTTCTGTTAGACTCCAAACACGATAAGGTAGAAGGCACAAGTACAGAAAAAGCCTATAATTCCATATTAAAGAATAAAAAATCCACAACGGTACTGGTAGCGGTCATAGACTCAGGTGTAGACATCTATCATGAAGATTTGGCCGACATTATTTGGGTAAATGAAGATGAAATTCCGGGCAATGGTATTGATGATGATGATAATGGCTATGTGGATGATATAAATGGCTGGAATTTTTTAGGCGGAGAGAAAGGAAATGTACATTTCGAGACCTACGAGTATGCACGGATCTATCAATTGTTGGATAAGAAATATGGTATTGATTCAATTAGCTCAGATACTATCAATAACTCTGAGTATTTGCTTTATAAAGAGGTAAAAGACTTATATAATAAAGAATATGCCGAGGCAGTTGAAAATTTGGATTACTTCAAACAACTGGATTACAATTACAATGTTTATTCATCACTTCTCAAAAGAAAGCTGAATCAAGATACACTGGCATTGGAAAATATTCTTGCGCTGGCAGATGAAGATTCATCGGTTTATAATGCCAAGCGATTCATGAAAATCGTGAACCAATATTATGGTTCTGTTGATAACATTTTTGCTGAAGCTGTTGAACTGTATGAAGAACAACTCAAGAACTTAGATCTTGATGCAGATTACCGCTCTGTTGTGGGGGATGATCTCACTAACCTTACCGAGGTTGGCTATGGTAATAATGATGTCTTAGGGCCAGACCCCTCTCATGGAACTCATGTTTCAGGGATCATTGGCGCAATCAGAACAAATGATATTGGCATCAAAGGCATTGCCGACAATGTTCGAATAATGCCCATTCGTGCTGTGCCAGACGGTGATGAGCGAGATAAAGACGTAGCCAATGCTATCTTCTATGCGGTTGATAATGGCGCACAGATAATTAATATGAGTTTTGGCAAACAATATTCGCTCAATAAACATTTGGTGGACAGTGCAGCGCTGTATGCCGAAAAAAATGGAGTTCTCATTGTGCATGGCGCTGGTAATGAAGAAACAAGCATTGATTCAGTAACACATTACCCCTCTCGTATTCTTACCAATGGAGATGAAATAACTACATGGATTGAAGTAGGAGCCTCGGCATCAAAAACCAACAAAGATTTTGCGAGTGATTTTTCTAACTATGGTAAAAAAGGGGTTGACTTGTTTGCTCCCGGAGTAGGCATCTACAGTACTACTCCTGATAATACGTATGAAGAATTTGACGGAACGAGTATGGCAGCTCCAATGGTGACAGGTGTGGCAGCATTACTTAAATCCTACTATCCGGAACTGACACCAAAAGAGCTAAAAGAAATTATTTTAGCTTCTGTGGTGAGCCATGGTAAAAGAAAAGTTTATTTACCAGGCACATCTGAGTTAATATCCTTTTCTGAGTTATCAAATACCGGAGGCGTTGTTAATACATATGAGGCAGTAAAGATGGCCGAAGAATATGTAAGTGATAAGACAAAAATTGATATTTTGAAGTAGAATTTTTCCAAAGTATCTTTAATCGAAAATAATACGATTTACTATGTATGAGATTTTGCAAAGTGCACATTCTGGTTTAAGATGGTTAGTTCTAGCCACATTAATAATAGCCATTGTAAACAGTTTTGGAAAAACAAAAGGTGGCGTTACATTTTCTTCTAAAGACAAGAAAAAGGCACTTTTCGCACTTATTTTCACTCATATACAATTCCTTCTTGGTGTGGTATTATATTTTATAAGCCCTAAAGTAGTATTTGCTGCTTCTTCGATGAAATCGGACGTTCTACGTTTCTTTCTTGTAGAGCATGTTATAATGATGGTGCTGGCTGTAATTCTAATTACTGTTGGTTATAGTAAGGCTAAAAGAACTGCAATGGATGGTAAAAAATTCAAGTCCATCATGCTTTTCTATTTACTGGG
This genomic window contains:
- the egtB gene encoding ergothioneine biosynthesis protein EgtB, with translation MIADKIHISERFLAVRSQTEKICEPLKIEDYVVQPIVDVSPPKWHLGHTTWFFETFVLKPNHKGYQEFDSNYNYLFNSYYESAGARVIRTDRGNITRPGVEEVMQYRAYVNEHMREFLNTNYDERLESLIELGLQHEQQHQELLIYDIKYILGKNPLFPAYSNNPRAESSDKTPLEWLEIKEGIYEIGYNDAGFSFDNEHGYHKTYLNDFAIANRLVTNREYLEFMEAGGYENFRHWLSEAWEWVKENEIEAPEHWHRVDGQWHHYNLNGGLTAINMDAPVTHISFFEADAFAKWKGLRLPTEQEWEVACLNFGLIDSNSNFSESGQYEPVPSQNNNQLNGDCWEWTASAYRPYPYYKAPEGAVGEYNGKFMVNQMVLRGGSCATPRDHIRPTYRNFFHPHLRWMFSGIRLAKDI
- a CDS encoding S8 family serine peptidase, whose amino-acid sequence is MRGLIVTLFAILISLQNIIAQNTSDGNSATNDWFLLDSKHDKVEGTSTEKAYNSILKNKKSTTVLVAVIDSGVDIYHEDLADIIWVNEDEIPGNGIDDDDNGYVDDINGWNFLGGEKGNVHFETYEYARIYQLLDKKYGIDSISSDTINNSEYLLYKEVKDLYNKEYAEAVENLDYFKQLDYNYNVYSSLLKRKLNQDTLALENILALADEDSSVYNAKRFMKIVNQYYGSVDNIFAEAVELYEEQLKNLDLDADYRSVVGDDLTNLTEVGYGNNDVLGPDPSHGTHVSGIIGAIRTNDIGIKGIADNVRIMPIRAVPDGDERDKDVANAIFYAVDNGAQIINMSFGKQYSLNKHLVDSAALYAEKNGVLIVHGAGNEETSIDSVTHYPSRILTNGDEITTWIEVGASASKTNKDFASDFSNYGKKGVDLFAPGVGIYSTTPDNTYEEFDGTSMAAPMVTGVAALLKSYYPELTPKELKEIILASVVSHGKRKVYLPGTSELISFSELSNTGGVVNTYEAVKMAEEYVSDKTKIDILK
- a CDS encoding cytochrome B, producing the protein MYEILQSAHSGLRWLVLATLIIAIVNSFGKTKGGVTFSSKDKKKALFALIFTHIQFLLGVVLYFISPKVVFAASSMKSDVLRFFLVEHVIMMVLAVILITVGYSKAKRTAMDGKKFKSIMLFYLLGLLLILAAIPWPFRDLGGSWF